One region of Ornithinibacter aureus genomic DNA includes:
- a CDS encoding ABC transporter ATP-binding protein, protein MTTTQDTRSSSSYTPTDGLLLEVEDLHVEFHTPDGIATAINGVSFELRQGESLAILGESGSGKSVTAQAIMGILDMPPAVIPKGHIRYCGQDLLTMPEEQRRKTRGPEVSMIFQDALSSLNPVFPVGWQIAEMFRVHRGLNKSDALEKAIGLMERVSIPAARERVKAYPHQFSGGMRQRIMIAMAIALDPAVLIADEPTTALDVTVQAQIMALLQELQEERHMGLILITHDLGVVADVADRIAVMYAGRLVETADVHELYAAPAHPYTKGLLDSIPRLDQKGQTLAAIGGLPPNLLRIPPGCPFNPRCHLARDLCRTDLPALREVTPGRFSACHYAEEVVNA, encoded by the coding sequence ATGACCACCACTCAGGACACCAGGAGCTCGAGCAGCTACACCCCGACAGACGGGCTGCTGCTCGAGGTCGAGGACCTCCATGTCGAGTTCCACACCCCCGACGGCATCGCGACCGCCATCAACGGCGTCAGCTTCGAACTGCGCCAGGGCGAGTCGCTCGCCATCCTCGGCGAGTCCGGGTCGGGCAAGTCCGTGACGGCGCAGGCCATCATGGGCATCCTCGACATGCCACCGGCCGTCATCCCGAAGGGCCACATCCGCTACTGCGGTCAGGACCTGCTGACGATGCCCGAGGAGCAGCGGCGCAAGACCCGCGGCCCCGAGGTCTCGATGATCTTCCAGGACGCCCTGTCCTCGTTGAACCCCGTCTTCCCGGTGGGGTGGCAGATCGCCGAGATGTTCCGGGTCCACCGCGGCCTGAACAAGAGCGACGCTCTCGAGAAGGCCATCGGCCTCATGGAGCGGGTCTCGATCCCGGCGGCGCGCGAGCGGGTCAAGGCCTATCCGCACCAGTTCTCGGGGGGTATGCGTCAGCGCATCATGATCGCGATGGCCATCGCCCTCGACCCCGCGGTGCTGATCGCTGACGAGCCGACCACGGCTCTCGACGTCACGGTGCAGGCCCAGATCATGGCCCTGCTCCAGGAGCTGCAGGAAGAGCGCCACATGGGCCTCATCCTCATCACCCACGACCTGGGTGTCGTGGCCGATGTCGCCGACCGCATCGCGGTCATGTACGCCGGGCGCCTGGTCGAGACCGCTGACGTGCACGAGCTCTACGCCGCGCCGGCACACCCGTACACCAAGGGCCTGCTCGACTCGATCCCGCGACTGGACCAGAAGGGCCAGACCCTCGCGGCCATCGGCGGGCTGCCGCCCAACCTGCTGCGCATCCCGCCGGGCTGCCCCTTCAACCCCCGCTGCCACCTGGCGCGCGACCTGTGTCGCACCGACCTCCCGGCTCTGCGCGAGGTCACCCCGGGTCGTTTCTCCGCCTGCCACTACGCCGAGGAGGTCGTCAATGCCTGA
- a CDS encoding ABC transporter permease yields the protein MTEAAVVVSETVAPGGSSDENRSLASDAWRSLRKNPIFWASAVLITIFVTMAIFPGLFTSTDPRDAVLAESRSRPGDGTWFGRDIQGYDIYARCIYGARASILVGVLTTVITVGVGGFIGIMSGYLGGAWDAVMSRIGDIFFAIPLLLGAIIFLVSLPDFFNANTFLSALKVSLALAVLGWPSMARLMRSSVIQVKPNDYVQAARALGASPSRIVRSHILPNSVAPLIVVATIALGGYIAAEATLSFLGIGLQAPAVSWGIDISAALVGLRTTPHMLFFPSLFLSLAVLGFILLGDAVRDALDPKNR from the coding sequence ATGACTGAAGCTGCTGTCGTCGTCTCCGAGACCGTCGCCCCCGGCGGGTCGTCGGACGAGAACCGCTCGCTCGCGTCGGACGCCTGGCGCTCGCTGCGCAAGAACCCGATCTTCTGGGCTTCCGCCGTGCTCATCACCATCTTCGTGACGATGGCGATCTTCCCGGGGCTGTTCACGAGCACCGACCCTCGAGATGCCGTCCTTGCCGAGTCCCGGTCCCGGCCCGGTGACGGCACGTGGTTCGGCCGCGACATCCAGGGCTACGACATCTACGCCCGATGCATCTACGGTGCGCGGGCCTCGATCCTCGTCGGGGTGCTCACGACCGTCATCACCGTCGGGGTCGGCGGCTTCATCGGGATCATGTCCGGTTACCTGGGCGGCGCGTGGGATGCCGTGATGTCGCGCATCGGTGACATCTTCTTCGCCATCCCCCTGCTGCTCGGCGCCATCATCTTCCTGGTCTCGCTGCCCGACTTCTTCAACGCCAACACCTTCCTGAGCGCGCTCAAGGTGTCCCTGGCGCTGGCGGTCCTCGGCTGGCCGAGCATGGCTCGCCTGATGCGCAGCAGCGTCATCCAGGTCAAGCCGAACGACTACGTGCAGGCGGCCCGTGCCCTCGGTGCGAGCCCCTCGCGGATCGTGCGTTCGCACATCCTGCCGAACTCGGTGGCACCGCTGATCGTCGTCGCGACGATCGCGCTCGGTGGCTACATCGCCGCCGAGGCGACGCTGTCGTTCCTCGGCATCGGCCTGCAGGCGCCCGCCGTCTCGTGGGGCATCGACATCAGTGCCGCGCTGGTGGGCCTGCGCACGACCCCGCACATGTTGTTCTTCCCCAGTCTCTTCCTGTCGCTGGCCGTGCTCGGCTTCATCCTCCTCGGAGATGCCGTGCGCGATGCCCTCGACCCGAAGAACCGTTGA
- a CDS encoding ABC transporter permease has product MGTYIIRRLLQMIPVILGATFLIFTMVFALPGDPLAGKCGERPCPPAYAAEFRERYNLNDPLPVQYAKYVANLAQGDLGETSNGIPVLDQLKARYPVTAKLALMAIAFEAIIGIFVGVLTGIRKGGFLDNLVLISTLVVISIPVFVIGGVSQYFVGVKLGWFPVTVTSANPSFYELMLPAMVLGSLSLAYVSRLMRTSLVENLRADYLRTAVAKGLTRRRAVGLHALRNSMIPVITFIGFDFGALLGGAIVTEAIFNIPGIGGYLFRSIRARDGASVVGTVTVLVIVYLFVNLLVDLLYGLLDPRISHD; this is encoded by the coding sequence GTGGGCACCTACATCATTCGTCGACTGCTGCAGATGATCCCGGTGATCCTGGGAGCGACGTTCCTCATCTTCACGATGGTCTTCGCCCTTCCCGGCGACCCGCTGGCCGGCAAGTGCGGGGAGCGGCCCTGCCCCCCCGCATACGCAGCGGAGTTCCGCGAGCGCTACAACCTCAACGACCCGCTACCGGTCCAGTACGCCAAGTACGTGGCCAACCTCGCCCAGGGTGACCTCGGCGAGACGAGCAACGGCATCCCCGTTCTCGACCAGCTGAAGGCCCGCTATCCCGTCACGGCGAAGCTCGCGCTCATGGCCATCGCGTTCGAGGCGATCATCGGCATCTTCGTCGGTGTGCTGACAGGTATCCGAAAAGGTGGCTTCCTCGACAATCTGGTCCTCATCTCCACCCTGGTCGTCATCTCGATCCCCGTGTTCGTCATCGGTGGTGTCAGCCAGTACTTCGTGGGAGTGAAGCTGGGGTGGTTCCCGGTGACCGTGACATCGGCGAACCCCTCGTTCTACGAGCTGATGCTGCCGGCCATGGTCCTGGGGTCGCTGTCGCTGGCCTACGTGTCCCGCCTGATGCGCACGAGCCTTGTCGAGAACCTGCGCGCCGACTACCTGCGCACGGCGGTGGCCAAGGGCCTCACGCGCCGGCGCGCCGTTGGTCTCCACGCGCTCCGCAACTCCATGATCCCTGTCATCACCTTCATCGGCTTCGACTTCGGCGCCCTGCTCGGTGGTGCGATCGTCACCGAGGCCATCTTCAACATCCCCGGCATCGGCGGTTACCTCTTCCGCTCGATCCGGGCCCGTGACGGCGCGTCCGTCGTCGGCACGGTCACCGTGCTCGTCATCGTGTACCTGTTCGTCAACCTGCTCGTGGACCTGCTCTACGGCCTGCTCGACCCGAGGATCAGCCATGACTGA